The Geobacillus stearothermophilus ATCC 12980 genome contains a region encoding:
- a CDS encoding TIGR03943 family putative permease subunit: MIRMYILLGFAFLFFHLYITGELSKYINMRYSYISFSAMFVFAFLTIAQFVLASRNEEPHDHGEECCGHHHEPSARWKRAVNYLIFVFPLVSAFLFPVATLDSEVVKAKGIHVPGMAADGSDPFAQRQFLRPDTSMYYGRDDYQNAMEKELKKYGRLARLELNDQNYLNAMETIYQFPGAFAARDIEFTGFVYREETTRANEAFLLRFGIIHCVADSGVYGLLLQFPKTVPLQNDEWIHVKGTLSTMYYQPFHMTLPYVKVTSWERVAKPKEPYVYRQFNE, translated from the coding sequence ATGATTCGCATGTATATTTTGCTTGGGTTTGCGTTTTTGTTTTTTCATTTATATATTACTGGAGAGTTGAGCAAATACATTAATATGCGGTATTCGTATATTTCGTTTAGTGCGATGTTTGTGTTTGCTTTTTTAACGATCGCGCAATTTGTGCTGGCAAGCCGCAACGAGGAACCGCACGATCATGGGGAAGAATGCTGCGGTCATCATCATGAGCCGTCCGCGCGCTGGAAGCGGGCGGTGAATTACCTTATTTTTGTTTTTCCGCTTGTTTCCGCCTTCTTGTTTCCCGTTGCGACGCTGGATTCTGAAGTCGTAAAGGCGAAAGGGATTCATGTTCCTGGGATGGCAGCTGACGGCAGCGATCCGTTTGCCCAGCGGCAGTTTTTGCGTCCGGATACGAGCATGTATTATGGGCGGGACGATTATCAAAATGCCATGGAAAAAGAGCTGAAAAAATATGGTCGTCTTGCTCGCTTGGAGTTGAATGATCAAAACTATTTAAATGCCATGGAAACGATTTATCAGTTTCCCGGTGCATTCGCCGCCCGCGACATTGAATTCACCGGGTTTGTTTACCGTGAGGAAACGACGCGCGCCAATGAGGCGTTTCTCCTTCGCTTTGGAATCATTCATTGTGTTGCGGATTCAGGGGTGTACGGGCTGCTCCTTCAGTTTCCAAAGACGGTGCCGCTTCAAAATGATGAATGGATTCATGTGAAAGGTACGCTATCCACCATGTATTACCAGCCGTTTCATATGACGCTTCCGTATGTAAAAGTGACGTCATGGGAGAGGGTGGCCAAACCGAAGGAGCCGTACGTATACCGCCAATTCAATGAATAA
- a CDS encoding permease, whose amino-acid sequence MMNTFLQLNTIFISILIESLPFVVLGVFVSGVIQMFVSEEAVQRWVPKNRLLAIVYATLLGVFFPSCECSIVPITRRLVAKGVPLYAAVPFMLTAPVINPVVLFSTYIAFGSSWTMVLCRALFACAVAVTVGAVMAIRHEGSELRHERREMPMMPRTWKEKIVGTLRHTIDEFFATGKYLIIGAFIASAMQTYVKTSALVSIGNGKVAASLVMMALAFVLSLCSEADAFIASSFQSTFPFHALAAFLVYGPMLDVKNTLMLFQSFRARFVWKLISYITLFVFAGSLLI is encoded by the coding sequence ATGATGAACACGTTTTTGCAGCTGAATACGATTTTTATCAGCATATTGATTGAATCGTTGCCGTTCGTCGTGCTCGGGGTGTTTGTTTCCGGAGTCATTCAAATGTTTGTCAGTGAAGAGGCCGTACAACGGTGGGTGCCGAAAAACCGCCTTTTGGCCATTGTTTATGCCACATTGCTTGGAGTGTTTTTCCCTTCATGCGAATGCAGCATCGTGCCGATCACCCGCCGTCTCGTCGCCAAGGGGGTGCCGCTTTACGCGGCCGTGCCGTTTATGTTAACGGCGCCCGTCATCAATCCGGTTGTGCTGTTTTCGACGTATATCGCTTTCGGAAGCAGTTGGACGATGGTATTGTGCCGGGCGCTGTTCGCTTGCGCCGTCGCCGTCACTGTCGGCGCCGTGATGGCGATTCGGCATGAAGGCAGCGAGTTGCGCCATGAACGGCGCGAGATGCCGATGATGCCCCGTACTTGGAAAGAGAAAATCGTTGGCACCCTGCGCCATACGATCGATGAATTTTTTGCGACCGGGAAGTATTTGATCATTGGGGCGTTCATTGCTTCGGCGATGCAAACGTATGTGAAAACGTCGGCGCTTGTGTCGATCGGCAATGGGAAAGTGGCGGCCTCTTTGGTCATGATGGCGCTCGCCTTCGTGCTGTCGCTCTGTTCCGAGGCGGACGCATTTATCGCCTCGTCGTTTCAAAGCACATTTCCGTTTCACGCGCTGGCAGCGTTTCTCGTTTACGGGCCGATGCTCGATGTGAAAAATACGCTCATGTTGTTTCAGTCATTCCGAGCCCGGTTTGTGTGGAAACTGATTTCCTATATCACGTTGTTTGTGTTTGCCGGATCGCTATTGATCTAG